A stretch of the Synechocystis sp. PCC 7338 genome encodes the following:
- a CDS encoding DUF1830 domain-containing protein, translating to MSIINDSDNALTPAVNISKDDNNQLCYYRNSGNKLQQIIIDGTWKKEKLIFPGEQLLFWAHPQDQLTVKIFQSDRVLVDSITCDRLLVH from the coding sequence ATGTCAATCATCAACGACTCCGATAACGCTCTCACTCCGGCCGTAAATATTTCTAAAGACGACAATAATCAGCTTTGTTACTATCGTAATAGTGGCAATAAATTACAACAAATAATTATTGATGGCACCTGGAAAAAGGAAAAATTAATTTTTCCTGGAGAACAATTATTATTTTGGGCTCACCCCCAGGATCAATTAACCGTTAAGATTTTTCAATCTGATCGAGTGCTGGTCGATTCCATTACCTGCGACCGTCTTTTGGTGCACTGA
- a CDS encoding nitrate ABC transporter ATP-binding protein (This model describes the ATP binding subunits of ATP-binding cassette (ABC) transporters for nitrate transport, or for bicarbonate transport, in bacteria and archaea.) has product MMPFIEIDHVDRIFPLPDGGRYIALKNIELKINQGEFISLIGHSGCGKSTLLNMISGLDKPTFGGVIMEGKEIIEPGPERMVVFQNYSLLPWLTVRQNIALAVNRVLRNLPKPEQEKIIDDNIALVGLQRAAHKRPGELSGGMKQRVAIARALATRPKVLLLDEPFGALDALTRGNLQERLMEIVQESGVTCIMVTHDVDEALLLSDRVVMLTTGPEAHIGQVLEVPIPRPRHRLEVVNHPSYYALRGEIVYFLNQQKRAKKVGAVSQFAGAMSGNGLEKINLNLGFIALSDCAPLVIAKEKGFFQKHGLEQVNLVKEPSWQAIADGIRERRLDGAPMVAGMPLALTLGMGGKTPLPMITALVMGRNGNAITLGKKFAEAGVKNLEDLKTKLTETPDQVSTLGMVHPASMQNLLLRYWLASGGIDPDQDVNLIRLPPPQMVANLKAGNIDGFAVGEPWNSYAVKEDLGYVIATDLDIWDGHPEKVLGVREEWVNKYPATHLALVKALLEACEYCDDRRHRREIVDYLAQPQYLGVSAEYISPGFIDAYEKGNGTEPEMLLQFNQFYVQQSNYPSRSEGLWILTQLARWGYINFPKNWLEIIERVRRPDLFGEACRQLGWPGLEGDHHNVNLFDGMVFTPNDPIGYIKRFTIHRDIRVTEIMIDPVDSPSK; this is encoded by the coding sequence ATGATGCCCTTTATTGAAATTGATCATGTTGATCGTATTTTTCCCCTCCCCGACGGGGGACGTTACATCGCCCTCAAAAACATTGAGCTGAAAATTAATCAGGGGGAATTTATTTCCTTGATTGGTCACTCTGGTTGCGGTAAATCTACCCTGTTGAACATGATCTCTGGACTAGATAAGCCTACGTTTGGCGGGGTCATCATGGAGGGGAAAGAAATCATCGAGCCTGGTCCTGAACGGATGGTGGTTTTTCAAAATTATTCCCTGTTGCCCTGGTTGACGGTGCGGCAAAATATCGCCCTGGCCGTGAATCGAGTTCTACGGAATTTGCCCAAGCCAGAACAGGAAAAAATTATTGACGACAACATTGCCCTAGTGGGGTTGCAACGGGCGGCCCATAAACGACCAGGGGAATTGTCCGGGGGCATGAAACAGCGGGTGGCGATCGCCAGGGCCTTGGCTACTCGACCAAAAGTCCTACTGCTGGACGAACCCTTTGGGGCCTTGGATGCTTTGACCCGGGGGAATTTGCAGGAGCGGCTCATGGAAATTGTCCAGGAAAGTGGCGTGACCTGCATTATGGTGACCCATGACGTGGACGAAGCTCTGTTATTGTCAGACCGGGTGGTGATGTTAACCACGGGTCCCGAAGCCCACATTGGCCAAGTTTTGGAGGTGCCCATTCCTCGGCCTCGTCACCGTTTGGAAGTGGTCAACCATCCCAGTTACTACGCCCTGCGGGGGGAAATCGTCTATTTCCTCAATCAACAAAAACGGGCTAAAAAAGTTGGGGCCGTCAGTCAGTTTGCCGGAGCTATGAGTGGCAATGGCTTGGAAAAAATCAACCTCAATTTGGGTTTCATTGCCCTGAGTGATTGTGCTCCGTTGGTAATTGCCAAGGAAAAAGGTTTCTTCCAAAAGCATGGTTTAGAGCAGGTTAACCTGGTAAAAGAACCTAGTTGGCAGGCGATCGCCGATGGCATTCGGGAAAGACGCCTAGACGGTGCCCCCATGGTGGCCGGTATGCCCCTGGCCCTAACCCTGGGCATGGGCGGAAAAACTCCTCTACCAATGATCACCGCCCTAGTGATGGGCCGCAACGGCAATGCCATTACCCTAGGGAAAAAGTTTGCCGAAGCAGGGGTTAAAAACCTAGAAGATTTAAAAACTAAACTGACAGAAACCCCCGATCAAGTATCCACTTTGGGTATGGTTCATCCGGCTTCCATGCAAAATCTTTTACTGCGCTATTGGTTAGCCTCCGGAGGCATAGACCCCGACCAGGATGTTAATTTAATCCGCCTACCGCCCCCCCAAATGGTAGCCAATTTAAAAGCAGGAAATATTGATGGTTTTGCTGTGGGGGAACCGTGGAACTCCTATGCGGTTAAGGAAGATTTAGGCTATGTCATTGCCACCGATTTGGATATTTGGGATGGCCATCCTGAGAAGGTTTTAGGAGTGCGGGAAGAATGGGTCAATAAATATCCTGCAACCCATTTGGCCCTAGTTAAAGCCCTACTGGAAGCCTGTGAATATTGCGACGATCGCCGTCATCGTCGGGAAATAGTTGATTATCTGGCCCAGCCCCAATACCTGGGGGTATCAGCGGAATATATCAGCCCCGGCTTCATTGACGCCTATGAAAAAGGTAACGGGACTGAGCCGGAAATGTTACTGCAATTTAATCAATTTTATGTTCAACAATCCAACTATCCTTCCCGTAGTGAAGGACTCTGGATTCTAACCCAATTAGCCCGCTGGGGATACATTAATTTTCCGAAAAATTGGCTAGAAATTATCGAGCGGGTGCGGCGGCCTGATCTGTTTGGGGAAGCTTGCCGTCAATTGGGCTGGCCTGGCTTGGAGGGAGACCATCATAACGTTAATTTGTTTGATGGCATGGTTTTCACCCCCAATGATCCCATTGGTTACATCAAACGCTTTACTATCCACCGGGATATTCGAGTGACAGAAATAATGATCGATCCCGTGGACTCCCCTAGTAAATAG
- the ntrB gene encoding nitrate ABC transporter permease: MASSTAGLRPRRQKNPLSFIYSPKVIRPAVAIAVLLVVWQILCSGEGSNLPSPVQVLEQTYPLILNPFFDNGGTDKGLGIQIFASLTRVAVGFSAAAVVGIALGILIGSSKFMYDALDPIFQVLRTIPPLAWLPIALAALQEAEPSAIFVIFITAIWPIVINTTVGAQQVPQDYRNVSRVLKLSKSQYFFNILFPAAVPYIFTGLRIGIGLSWLAIVAAEMLIGGVGIGFFIWDAYNSSLISEIIIALIYVGIVGLLLDRFIAFLESLVVPAEQK, from the coding sequence ATGGCTAGTTCCACCGCTGGGCTCCGTCCCCGCCGTCAGAAAAATCCCCTCAGTTTCATCTACTCCCCTAAAGTTATTCGCCCCGCCGTGGCGATCGCCGTTTTGTTGGTGGTTTGGCAAATTCTGTGCTCCGGGGAGGGCTCTAACCTGCCTAGTCCTGTACAAGTGCTAGAACAGACCTATCCCTTGATTCTCAATCCCTTTTTTGACAATGGCGGCACCGATAAAGGTTTGGGCATCCAGATTTTTGCCAGTCTAACCAGGGTGGCCGTGGGCTTTAGTGCGGCGGCGGTGGTGGGCATTGCCCTGGGCATTTTAATTGGCAGCAGCAAATTTATGTACGATGCCCTAGACCCAATTTTTCAGGTTTTAAGAACTATCCCCCCCTTAGCTTGGTTGCCCATTGCCCTGGCCGCGTTGCAGGAAGCAGAGCCTTCAGCCATTTTCGTTATTTTTATTACAGCGATTTGGCCCATTGTCATCAACACGACCGTGGGAGCCCAGCAGGTTCCCCAGGATTATCGTAATGTTTCCCGGGTTCTAAAGCTTTCTAAAAGCCAGTATTTTTTCAATATTTTATTTCCGGCAGCAGTGCCCTATATCTTCACTGGCCTACGCATTGGTATTGGTCTTTCCTGGTTGGCGATCGTCGCTGCAGAAATGCTAATTGGTGGTGTGGGTATTGGCTTTTTTATCTGGGATGCCTATAACAGTTCCCTGATCAGTGAAATCATTATTGCCTTAATTTATGTGGGCATTGTCGGTTTATTGCTGGATCGTTTTATCGCTTTTCTGGAAAGTTTAGTAGTACCGGCAGAGCAAAAATAA